The segment attctattaattcttcaacatgtccaattgatatatgttgtgtccaatttaaaatttctaactatacacactacaagaaaacgcgtCTATAACGACGACTCgttacgaggaaattatttcctcgtaaatttacatgGTGTTTACGACGATGTTACGAGTAAATAAATATTCgtcgtaaattcgttgtaaagttACAACGAAAACGATTCGTCGTAAACCAAATGTAATTTTACAAGGCTTTTACGTGGAAAgcccaattcgtcgtaaactcattgtaaatatacaagtcatttacgacgaatcatgtaaccgttacttttggtgaaaacgtgcatatagtgtggtttaaagtaactaacttcgttgtaaaatcattgtaaatttacgagtgatttacgtggaaagcccaattcgtcgtaaactcattgtaaatatacaagCCATTTACGAGGAATCATGTAACCGTTACTTTTGGTGAAAACGTGCATATAGTGGGGTTCAAAATAAGctaaattcgttgtaaattcgttgtaaataatatgtaaaaacgatgtaaaagcaaagtaaaacttttcgttgtaaaatccaTGTTATACCTTCACCTACCACTTACGAAAATcgtctatatatatgatcatttctcaattcaaataacacacaaacgaaatcaaagaaaaaaaaccagaaaaaagaaaaacaaatggctGATGGCTTCAATATTTACGAGTTACGAAGTTGGATGTATTCGCATAAAGATGATTCCGGTAGAGTGACGGATGCATTTCTAAGCGGGCTAGAGACATTCATGCACCAGGCGGGCTGTACACCGATCACGcaggaaagcggtaagatgttctgcccttgtcggaaatgcaagaattcaaaatttgctCGTAGTGAAACTGTATGGAAGCACTTACTAAACAGAGGATTTAcaccacaatattatatttggtatcaacATGGGGAGGGTTATGGTggaaatgaagctagtagtagtaataattttgaagctgctggtaatagtgaagaaccgaatcatttgcataatgaatctagttatcatcaggaggagcagatggtagatcatgatagggttcaagacatgattactgatgcatttttagaaacaactactgcaatagctcatgaaactggaaatgtagaagaacctaatttggatgcaaaaaggttttatgaaatgttagatgctgcaaatcaaccaatctacactggttgtagagaaggtctctctaaattgtctctagcagctaggatgatgaacaTTAAAACGGATCATAATTTACCTGAGAATTGCATGGATGCTTGGGCGGagttgttcaaagagtatttgccagaagacaacgtgtcagctgaatcttattatgagattcagaaattggtttatagtcttgggttgccttcggagatgatagatgtttgcatcgacaactgcatgatctactggaaggatgatgagaagttagaagagtgtcgattctgcaagaaaccacgattcaagccgcaaggacgtgggaggaatagggtaccgtaccaaaggatgtggtacctacccaTTAAAGACAGGTTAAAAAGATTATACCAATCGGAGAGGACTGCTGCATGGATGAGGTGGCATGCTGAACATGTCCAGAAGGATGGCGAGGTCGCTCACCCATCAGATGCAAGggcgtggaaacatttcaacAAGGTATACCCAGATTTCGCTGAAAATATTCGGAATGTCTATCTTGGGTTATGCaccgatggatttagtccatttggtATGTCTGGGAGACAGTATTCTTTGTGGCCAGTTATTCTTACGCCGTACAACCTGCCGCCGGATATGTGCATGGAACAAGAAtttctattcttgaccatattaatcccTGGGCCGAAGCATCCAAAACGGTCGTTGGATGTATTTCTTCAACCACTGATACAGGAGCTAAAGGAGTTGTGGTCAGAAGGGGTAAGAACTTATGATTGTTCCACGAAAACcaattttacgatgcgagcaGTTCTGCTGTGGacgataagtgactttcctgcttatggaATGTTGTCTGGCTGGACAACTCATGGAAggttatcttgtccatattgtcatGGATCTACGGATgcttttcaactgaagaatggtagaaagagttgttggtttgattgtcatcgtcgatttcttccTGTTGCCCATCCTTACAGAAGAaataagacattgtttaggaaaaacaaagttgtcAGAGACAGTCCTCCTCCATATCTCACAGGCCAGCAGATCGAGGAGGACATTGATTATTACGGAGCTCAGAAAACTGTGAAGCAAGGAGGAAACTGGCATGTTCCTGGTAATATGCCTGATGGGTATGGGGTTTCTCAcaattggcataagaaaagtatattttgggagctaCCTTACTGGAAAGATCTTCTTTTACGCCACAACTtggatgtgatgcatatagagaagaacttttttgacaacatcatgaatacaatactgAACGTCccagggaagacaaaagataacaaaaagtcAAGGATGGACTTACccgatatttgctcaagaagtgaGTTACATATCAAGAGCAATGGAAATGTTCCTGTTCCCATCTTTCGATTGTCATCAGAAGCGAAGTCAACTTTGTTTGACTGGGTTGCATCAGAAGTGAAGTTTCCTGATGGTTACGTTTCAAATCTGTCAAGATGTGTTGAACGAGGTCAAAAGTTCTCAggaatgaagagtcatgattgtcatgtgtttatgcaacgactacttccatTCGCTTTTGCTGAGCTCCTTCCAACAaatgtacatgaagcacttgcaggtaaatattaattaataatatacatatatatatatactatgaaaTGTTACTAATTTAGGTTATATTTGCAATATGCAGCGATCGGAGCTTTCTTCAGAGACCTTAGCACACGTACGTTCAAGGAAGAAGTCATCGAACAACTTCATGAGAACATCCCGATCATAGTGTGCAACctagagaagatatttcctccatcattttttgacgtcatggaacatCTAGTTGTCCACCTCCCGTACGAAGCATTACTTCGCGGACCTGTTCACaatggatggatgtatccaTATGAGCGCTCTATGAAACATTTGAAGGGGAAAGCAAGAAATCTTGCAAAGGTGGAAGGTTCGATTGTGGCTGGAAGTTTGACAGCAGAAACATCTAACTTCACATCATACTACTTTGCTTCAACGGTTCGTACGAGGAAAAGAGTTCctagaagatatgatgatggtggagtaCCGCAATCTTATGCAGTAGACGGTGTTCCTGACATTTTCTGCCAAATTGGACGGTTTGGTGGTAAACTGAGAGAAGTATGGTGGTCCAGTGATGAGGATAAGCATAGTGCCCACACTTATATTCTGCTCAACTGCGAGGATGCTGTGATGCGTTCTTTTGAAAGGTAAATAATATTCGTGTGTATTTTATGATatgatgttaattaattatatgatatgatgcatTTGTTTAATTTGCAGCTTGTTTGTATCTCAAGTTGAAGAAGCAATACCAGGAATATCCGGAACCGAGGTGGATGCAAGGAAAGATAAGCACTTTGTCAAGTGGTTAAAAGGACaggtaatattaacatattaagtaATCTTTggtactattattattaatgtaaaattcTAACAGTGATGTATTAATTTGTAGGTTGATTATGACGATCCATATTATCCTGTATGGTTTCATGATTTGATCCAAGGTCCAGTagcaaaggtcaccacatcatCTATGTACTTCACACGAGGTTTCACTTTTCATACATATGAGTATGGGAGACGTCGGGCAACAAGCAACTACGGGatatgtgtgaaaggtgaaacagacttttacgggatcttgcaagagattattgaagtggaatttccagggtTGTTGAAGCTAAAATGTGTCCTCTTCAAATGCGAGTGGTTCGACCCGGTGGAGAACCgtggtgttcggtttaacaaatttggtGTTGTGGATATCCATTCTGGGAGAAGAtataacaaattcgagcctttcatcttagcttcccAAGCCGAACAAGTTAGCTTCCTTCCATACCCTCGCCTTCGAAGTTCTGGGATAAATTGGTTAACTGCTATCAAAATAACACCTCGTGGACGGATTGttgctggagaagaaccacctttgcaagaagaagatgcaatcaatgaagttgaggtacctgatcaacaaactgatgaaattcttttgatcgacccggataaccgtcaatatgaagatcttcccgaaGATGTGACGGATGAAGCACGTGAAGATGAGTTCGATAGAAGCGATGATGATCATTGTAGTGATGTTGATGAGAACTCAAATGATTCTTcatgatgtaaaatatgtaacaaatgttgatttttattagaagatcttattttcatatgtgtatcaaattctattttatataatatgcatttaaaaataaatttggagtttatggtttcagttggAAAAAGAGGTTGAATGTGTAGAAGATATgatagtatagatatgtaagtttggggtttagggattttgatTTTCGGGGTTTCACATAtttcgttgtaaaaaaaaacgcgggcctggtaatttcctcgtaaagtttaGATTCGTCGTAACTTCGTTGTTAACCATGAAtcagggtttagggatttgatttgtgGTTTCAAAGATTCGTTGTAAACAcgttgtaaacaaaaaaagcgGGCCTGGTACATTCGTCGTAATTCCTGAAAGCACGTgtcctcgtaaattcgtcgtaaactgaAACACGTGACTagtatattcctcgtaaacccaaaaatgcgggcctggtactttcgtcgtaaacccaaaaacccagaAAGCACGTGTCCttgtaaattcgtcgtaaactgtAACACGAACctggtatattcctcgtaaacccaaaaacgcgggcctggtactttcgtcgtaaacccaaaaacgcgggcctggtatattcctcgtaaatttacgacgaatttacgaggaacgtgttttctttatatatgcaaCGCCTGAACGAGGAAGCCTCGTTCATTCCtcacaaatctctctctctctctctaaggtaactcctctctctctctctctagttagttttttttataattagtttaggtggttagtatagggaattagtttagagaattagtttagggaattagtttaggtggttagtatagagaatttttaaaaaaaataattaattaatagtgttgtgatttttaatttttttttttttaaataatgtagaTCATGGCTCCTAGGAAAAAACCACCACCGACTTATGATGAGATGTTTGGCGACGGTGCCGGgacgtcttcttcttccggcGGCCGAGCATCTTCTGATGCCGTTCCGGACTCTCAGACATCTCAGAGAGTTTGGAGTCCTCCTCCCGCACCTCACATGGCTCCACCTCCGCCACCAGCAGCTCAGAtggctccacctcctccaccagcAGCTCCGCAGGAGCCCATTCCAGGGGTAGATGTTCATCCAGACTTGCGGGTGCCTCCTCATGCACCATACGCAAGATATACAGTGGAGGATTTGCTTTCCGCGCCTGGACGGGAGGGTATGGACGTTTTGGACCCCGATAGACCGCCGGGTACTTATTGGtaagtaaatttataatttaaaattttcaaatcatttttatatattttattaacaagttGGTTCAATTTGCAGGTTTGGGGCCAACAACCGTGTTTCCCGGAGCGTTTCAAAGACGATGAAGGGATACCTCGACGGAGCTTATCCAAACTGGAGCTTGACTCCAGATCACGTCAAGACCACTTGGTTTAAACAGTTTGcggtaatttttcaattttcttttttatatttaattttattaattattaataattaattattaatggtttcatatttttgtttgtttcagcaaAGGTGGAATTGGTCCTTAGGAATCACCgaaatggtgaagaaggaatTCGAGGCAAAGGCGAAGACTCGCCTTACCAACACGGTCTCGGATTGGAAGGATAAGTGGGAGATCTACGGCTATGACGGGAAGCCCACTGGGGTCACCAAGGATGTATGGGATGGCCTCATCGCCTTTTGGAAGCTACCCAGCTCAATCAAGAAGGCCAACTCCTGCTCCGCTTCCCGTAGGACCAAGGATAAAGACGGGAATTTGCCTATGCTTCATACCACCGGGCAAAAACCTCATGCCGGGATTCGTCTCGACGCTGTAAGTTttagttgtaatatttattttattaataaatttgaatttcaatatttaatattttattattggtttttgtAGTTTGAGAAGACCGGAGTCATGCCATCTTTGTCCGACCTCTTCAAGATGACTCACGCCAAACCGGACGGGACTTTTGTTGATCCTGCATCCGAGAAGCTCTTCAACACTGTGGCTGCTCGGGTTGATGAGCGGGAGACGCAACTTACCCAGCAGTCTCCGGATGGAATACCCGTCAAATTGACGACGGAAGAGGTCGACAGGATCTTCGAggaggtaaaatttaaaagcttttgtttaaattaattttactatttcaacaatattaactatttaatattattttttgtaggtcGCTCCAAGAAAGAAGGGTCGGACGGTGGGAATCGGTTCTGTAAACGAAGTCGCAAGGGCGACTTCGTCTTACTCTTCTAGACGGGCCCAAGAGACTTCTCAGATGCAGGCTCGATTGGATACCCAGCAGGAGCGTTTAGACTCTCTCGAGAACCTGTTGGATATTATGGCGATGGGGAACCCCAACATGCAGAGAGCGTTGGCGGCCAGACGAGAAGCTCTCGGGATGCAACAACGGGATCCCGAATCTACCGATCCAGTGGGAGCGGGAACGAGCGGAGAGGGACCGAGCGGGACCGGCTACTTTGATGATGTATCGCTCccgtagatttttatttttataattttgttttgtaaaatattaaaacttaaattttatttatggaatatttattttctaaacaattgttttttattatttgaaattttaatttttataatttccaaatttattataaataaaaataaaataaaaatgaaattaaataaaattaatataataaataaaataacgatgtaaattcgtcgtaaagtttacaacgaatttacatcgaagtACTCGTAAATACGATGTAAACAATTACATCGAGTTTACAACGATGGAGATGTAAAGTCGTCGTaaattttacaacgaatttacatcgaatATTTACATCGAATTTACATCGAATTCTTTACAACTTCTTTACGACGAATCTTTACGAGTTAGTTACAACGAGGCTTTACGTGGACATTACGACGAATGCTTTCCTTCGCCTTTACGACGAATTCATTAACTCGTAACCCGTTACGGGCGTTTACGACGAATCTTCTTTTACGACGGACGAATAACAACGAATCGCTTTTCGAGGTAAATTCGTCGTNNNNNNNNNNNNNNNNNNNNNNNNNNNNNNNNNNNNNNNNNNNNNNNNNNNNNNNNNNNNNNNNNNNNNNNNNNNNNNNNNNNNNNNNNNNNNNNNNNNNatataacaaaaaatatacccgccctttgaagggcgggtcaaaatctagtatgagGTTAAAATGTTACAGCTCTAATctatttttcacaaaaaaatggATTACTCAATTTATagaataaactttttttttggtcaaatagaATAAACTCTATTATGAAATGAGAAATAAAATATggttgaaatattttatatttcatattctattttattttattttagaaaatgaaattgGGTTAAAATGTCTTAATACCACGATTTAAAAAGCAACTTAAAATAGttgtaatatattgtttttgctgatttatttataactaaacaCTAGCAAGGTTAAAATGCCTTAATACCACGATTTAAAAAGCAACTTAAAATGGTTGTGATAGATTGTTCTgatttatttataactaaacaCTAGTAAGTACTACTAGGTCTTATCCCTAtgttccttttttcttttcatttttgtcGACGACGCCCTTTTAGTTATATAGAGAGTGGATCACGTAAATACCAAAAAACTGTggatgattcttttttttttctggccATTAGTAATATCGAAATAATGCAACACCATGCGGTATGTAATCACTATAAATGGACCATCTACCATCTACTTTGCTATATCTCATCCTTATATGTTCTgattagaaaaagaaacaacaaagtTATCTTTCTTCCATTTTTATTAAGCGTATCGGTTTCTTTTTAGTAGATTTTGCGTCTTTTACGTTCTACTTTGTATTTCTTTTATCAAAACTTGTTTCTGTACATTTCATTTTCCAATAAATCGTAggtttcttttatatttttatgtaccTTCTTGTGTGCTAATGTTTCCTTTTCCaagttaatatattatttacgTGTTTCTAATTTACTATAGTTTTCCTTTCACATATTGTTCGAGTTATATCAGAAACATCAGTAGTGGAAAGTTTTCTGTTAAATTTCAGTTTCGTTAGTATTTTCTTAGTCTAGAGTTTGAAATAATTTATCTTGGggttacataaaatattaaaaatcaaataatataaattagttattttagataaaagaagCCCCAAACAAACTTTGATTTTTGAAACTCCGGTATATCACTAAGAATAACATACAATAAGTGTGTCGTTAGGTAGGTCTCGTGTGGCACGTATAGTGAATAGCGAATACATGAACAAAACACGTGTTCTCTCTATGTGCCAAGTGTCATATATTACAGCGGATGCATCTATGCACTTGTGGCTTCTTAATTCAAGgaatgttataaataaaataaagagtaCGTTGTATAATTGTGAAGTTGATTGTAGTATGACGCAGTGGCGGAGCCACAGCTTAGGGACGTGGGTCAGTTGACCCAGGTGAAATCTtggtaaaaacaattttttacttgtgttttatagaaaaactgaaaaattattACAGAAATTATACAATTGACCCATGTAATATATGTTTGTAATGAGATTGACCCTCTTAAAATGTTTGGCTGCCTCCGCCACTAGTATGACGTTAGTATCACTTACGATGTCTTACATGTTCTAAATTACGTCAAAAGGTGTGATAAATTAAAAGTGATCGTGGAAAAAACAAATGTTCTATACTTTGGTACATTTTTATACAACTTTTTAGCTTCATTGACTGACTGGGAATTATATGTCTGTCTTTTCAGATTAAGTTTAATCTACAATATTTGCAGAGATGTAAAGTTGATGGTGATGGCCTGATGGGTCATCGCCAATCGCATGCAGTGTATAATATTATACTGGATGTCTGGATTTCCAGAGCTAGAGGGATTAGATAACAAATGGTTTAAAGAAAACGCATTTTACCAGTCGAGACTTGTTTCAACGCTCGATTATACAGAGATACACATGTTATCCTATTCCTACCTGCAGTGAACCATGATTCGCAATGGATGCAAACATACGCATGGTTTTAGCTTCTATGTACCGGAAGTTTTGGAGACTTTACACTACATTTGTAAGATAAAATTTCAGTTAAGTACGAAGATaatttttgcagattttttgGTTTGTGATAAGTGTTATTTTCGATGATAAATTTCTATTAGATATCAATAATGCGATAATGTTGAAAAAGCAAAAGCTTTACTTGAGAAAAAAGGAAGATAAATCAACTTTAGGGTTTGCCTTTGGAGAAAGGTGGTGTCGTGACTCGTGAGTGCCACAATATGGCGACTCGCACCGAATTGTTAAAGAGCAGCTTCCGTGCATCAAACTTCTCTTCTCTGATGTGTATATTGCCACGTGGATCATATCTTTGTCGACGTGGATCTATCTACCTCACTTCCCGATATTTCCTCTGAATATTTTTAACGAGACGCTGACTGCAGTCTTCAGAATATtcttattcatttttttgttacaaatcaTTGATTATTCTTAAGGTTATTGACAAATATTGTTTATACgtaaatgtttcttttaacaTGGCCCAATAATATGTTGAAGACGCATAGAAAGGTGAAGATGATTCATAGTccaatagttttattttgtaattatgtttttcaacaaaaatatttaattgaaattCAAAACGTGATTACAAATACATTATAAAGAAAcatagacaaaaaaatataaattatgaaaaaaatagtgAAAACAAATTATTACATCTGCAGAAACATATGccatatatattaaagaaaattagCATAAAAAGTGGTTTATGTGGATCATCATAAAATTAACACATAAATGgtctatactatttatattagttatatgttGCCATGTGGGTTTTCTATCCTTGCCGATACcacaatattaattttttagtggCAAGAATTTGAATCTAGATGAAGGTATTCACATTCGTAAATTTTTTACTACTAGAACTAAAAATCCCGGTTAATATGTGTTAATTAAATAGAGGGctttttatataactaaaaatttatatcaaaattgtaATGGAAACTATAGGTTCCATTGTTGAGAACCTGGGAGAAACACAAAATCTTTTCTGGACTGCGGATTTTTCTACAACAGGAAGTTGGATTTGGAGATGGTTGATGGACCTGAGAGAACAGGCGCGACCTTACATTCAATGCCAAGTAAATTCGGGTAGAAATGCTTCATTCTGGCATGACAATTGAACACAAAATGGAGATTTACTAACTCTGACAGGTTCTCTTGGCCCTATGGTTTCTGGTATCCCATTGGAAGCCTCTGTATCATCAATCACCTCTAATGGCCATTGGAATATCTCTTCCAGGAGCAGACACCTGATTCTCCGTATTATTCGGGCTGAGCTTCCTCCTCAGGCACCCCAAGCATCTGTCCTAGACGAGGATTCTTATATATGGCGGAATTCTTTGACAGGTCAGGCTTCTGGGTTCTCAGTCTCCCTGTTTTATGCTACTCTCTACCCGAGTCCATCCTCAGTATCTTGGCATAAGGCCGTTTGGTTCAAAAAAAGGACTCCGAGGCATGCTTTTATAACTTGGCTGGTCATGAGAGACAGGATGGTCACTCGGGACAGGCTTATTTCATGGGGATTGGAAGTTTCACCGGCTTATTTGCTTTGTGGTGTTGGTAATGAATCCTCAGCTCATCTATTTTTTGAATGTGAGTACTCCCTCAGCGTTTGGAGAGGCCTTCTGTCAAGATCATCGCTCCAACACCCTCAACGACTCCGGGACATCGTGGCATGGCTCTCTTCTTCTCAGATTAATGGAAAAATGAGGGTCATCTTACATCTTATTTTCCAGGCATCTATTTATCACCTTTGGAAGGAGAGAAACTCAAGGATTCACACAAATACATCCCGACCTTCACACATGGTTGTCAAAGATCTGCAACTGCAGCTGCGCACTAAGTTATACTCACTCGACAGGGAAGATTCAGCTGGTCAAAGGTCCTTACATTCAACAAGGAATCGATCTCAGACCTATCTATGCATCTGGTTTGATAGGTTTCAAAGATAAGGcatcaagaaaagaaaagaaagattgcTTCAACTGTGTTtcatgattatgcatttctaaAGTTATATCTTGTTGTTTAAATGTTGTAAAAACTCTATTTTCAGAAATGGTATCggaaattaaaagttaaaaaaaaaaaaaaaaaaaaaacctgggAGAAACACGTGCTTACGTTCGTTGAGCACGTGACTTGAGAAAGCTATTGAGATGTACATTCGTGTTTGAAGTTTATGAAATATGAACggtttaaaagaaataaataattgcAACAGAGTTAAGACTGTTGATGAGAAAACATATATCACTGGTTTGTAGACAACATGATTGCTAACAACTAGAAAATTCATAATAAAGTTATGATGTAGATTATGACAAATACTTGAGGTTGTAATTGGTGACTTACTTACTGCAGATTTCAAAGCGTATTTGGAAAAATAGCTATATATGCTTTCACCATTCATgatattaatttgtttatacTTACTTCAAAAgtgattttagaaaaataaaaaagtcaaAACTGCACACATATTCCGAAACATTAAAATAcactacaaattaaaaaatgcaTTTCAGTTTTGCTCCTCATACAAAACCATTCGGTTCAATATAAAAACACTTTTGCACAGTCAAAGTAAATATTTTCTTGAGCATACATGATTACATGTAAATGAATAACAATAATCActcttttctttcatttttgtcTGTGTatcaaaattaaagaaaattcttttttctcttttacttaTCAATCAACTTAGAGACTTTAACTTTAAAGGAACATACAGATTTTCAAGGTATGATTAGTAGTGTACATAGTTCTTATAATATGTAGTAAACTAGAATAACTAGTGTTAGTAAAATTGGTTAACAAtaatgttaattaattattttaaacctAAGCACATTCTCACTAGTAATGAAACTAAATATATTCATCATGTTTacaaatatgaatatatttatgataACCAAAAAAGATTAGTGTGactttaaattatataaatactaGTTATTAGATGAAAcaaattataactattttttatagataattatttatcatattttacttaattttatttttatttcagatgaatttt is part of the Raphanus sativus cultivar WK10039 chromosome 5, ASM80110v3, whole genome shotgun sequence genome and harbors:
- the LOC130512687 gene encoding uncharacterized protein LOC130512687, yielding MADGFNIYELRSWMYSHKDDSGRVTDAFLSGLETFMHQAGCTPITQESGKMFCPCRKCKNSKFARSETVWKHLLNRGFTPQYYIWYQHGEGYGGNEASSSNNFEAAGNSEEPNHLHNESSYHQEEQMVDHDRVQDMITDAFLETTTAIAHETGNVEEPNLDAKRFYEMLDAANQPIYTGCREGLSKLSLAARMMNIKTDHNLPENCMDAWAELFKEYLPEDNVSAESYYEIQKLVYSLGLPSEMIDVCIDNCMIYWKDDEKLEECRFCKKPRFKPQGRGRNRVPYQRMWYLPIKDRLKRLYQSERTAAWMRWHAEHVQKDGEVAHPSDARAWKHFNKVYPDFAENIRNVYLGLCTDGFSPFGMSGRQYSLWPVILTPYNLPPDMCMEQEFLFLTILIPGPKHPKRSLDVFLQPLIQELKELWSEGVRTYDCSTKTNFTMRAVLLWTISDFPAYGMLSGWTTHGRLSCPYCHGSTDAFQLKNGRKSCWFDCHRRFLPVAHPYRRNKTLFRKNKVVRDSPPPYLTGQQIEEDIDYYGAQKTVKQGGNWHVPGNMPDGYGVSHNWHKKSIFWELPYWKDLLLRHNLDVMHIEKNFFDNIMNTILNVPGKTKDNKKSRMDLPDICSRSELHIKSNGNVPVPIFRLSSEAKSTLFDWVASEVKFPDGYVSNLSRCVERGQKFSGMKSHDCHVFMQRLLPFAFAELLPTNVHEALAAIGAFFRDLSTRTFKEEVIEQLHENIPIIVCNLEKIFPPSFFDVMEHLVVHLPYEALLRGPVHNGWMYPYERSMKHLKGKARNLAKVEGSIVAGSLTAETSNFTSYYFASTVRTRKRVPRRYDDGGVPQSYAVDGVPDIFCQIGRFGGKLREVWWSSDEDKHSAHTYILLNCEDAVMRSFESLFVSQVEEAIPGISGTEVDARKDKHFVKWLKGQVDYDDPYYPVWFHDLIQGPVAKVTTSSMYFTRGFTFHTYEYGRRRATSNYGICVKGETDFYGILQEIIEVEFPGLLKLKCVLFKCEWFDPVENRGVRFNKFGVVDIHSGRRYNKFEPFILASQAEQVSFLPYPRLRSSGINWLTAIKITPRGRIVAGEEPPLQEEDAINEVEVPDQQTDEILLIDPDNRQYEDLPEDVTDEAREDEFDRSDDDHCSDVDENSNDSS